One uncultured Jannaschia sp. DNA segment encodes these proteins:
- a CDS encoding thermonuclease family protein has product MFRLCSLLLAGALAALPAAAETLSGPIRVIDADTIDIGAAANIRLVGIDAAEGEQTCRDGAEILPCGRIATDAARALYQGLTARCSTEGRDRFDRYLARCRVGGVEMNAELVRLGLARVYRDDPTYFEEQKEAVLMERGLWRYDMQDPAAFRAEARATRAGDAPSATGTCAIKGNISGNGRIYHMPGQEFYDRTRINPARGERMFCTEGEARAAGWRRAQR; this is encoded by the coding sequence ATGTTCAGACTTTGTTCACTCCTTCTGGCCGGCGCGCTCGCTGCGCTCCCCGCCGCCGCCGAGACCCTCTCCGGCCCGATCCGCGTAATCGACGCCGACACCATCGATATCGGCGCGGCCGCGAATATCCGTCTGGTCGGCATCGACGCCGCCGAGGGCGAGCAGACCTGTCGTGACGGGGCCGAGATCCTGCCCTGCGGCCGCATCGCGACCGATGCGGCGCGGGCGTTGTATCAAGGCCTTACGGCGCGTTGTTCAACCGAAGGGCGCGACCGGTTCGACCGCTACCTTGCGCGGTGCCGGGTCGGTGGCGTCGAGATGAATGCCGAACTCGTGCGTCTCGGCCTCGCGCGCGTCTACCGCGACGACCCCACCTATTTCGAGGAGCAGAAGGAGGCCGTCCTGATGGAGCGTGGCCTCTGGCGCTACGACATGCAGGACCCGGCCGCGTTCCGGGCCGAGGCGCGCGCCACACGCGCCGGTGACGCGCCGTCCGCGACCGGCACCTGCGCCATCAAGGGCAACATCTCGGGCAACGGTCGCATCTACCATATGCCCGGACAGGAGTTCTACGACCGCACCCGGATCAATCCCGCGCGGGGCGAGCGGATGTTCTGCACCGAGGGCGAGGCCCGCGCCGCCGGCTGGCGCCGCGCGCAGCGCTAG
- a CDS encoding CoxG family protein encodes MELTGTRTIAAPRDIVWAKLNDAETLKACIPGCEELTGSPEEGFEAVVKQKVGPVKATFKGAVTLSDVNPPESYRIAGEGKGGVAGFAKGGADVRLAEVPEGTALSYAVDAKVGGKIAQLGSRLIDSFAAKMADQFFENFQAQVEGTDASA; translated from the coding sequence ATGGAACTGACCGGCACCCGTACCATCGCCGCGCCGCGCGACATCGTCTGGGCCAAGCTCAACGATGCCGAAACGCTGAAGGCCTGCATCCCCGGCTGCGAGGAGCTGACCGGCTCGCCCGAGGAGGGGTTCGAGGCGGTGGTCAAGCAGAAGGTCGGTCCGGTGAAGGCGACGTTCAAGGGGGCGGTCACCCTCTCGGACGTGAACCCGCCCGAAAGCTACCGCATCGCGGGCGAGGGCAAGGGCGGCGTCGCGGGCTTCGCGAAGGGCGGCGCGGATGTGCGGCTGGCCGAAGTGCCCGAAGGCACGGCGCTCAGCTATGCCGTCGACGCCAAGGTCGGCGGCAAGATCGCGCAGCTGGGCTCGCGCCTGATCGACAGCTTCGCGGCCAAGATGGCCGACCAGTTCTTCGAGAATTTCCAGGCGCAGGTCGAGGGCACCGACGCCAGCGCCTGA
- a CDS encoding DUF6497 family protein, which translates to MIGRSILAALVLAGPAAAQDTIPSGQAVVLWQVLWERVEGQGTQAILRFIAPGVARDGGTVDFEAAQADMDWLCATHAVPIAALPHARTESVLVNLMDRPVPRGATDPEAQQFFTVYTIENGACSPEAF; encoded by the coding sequence ATGATCGGACGGAGCATTCTCGCGGCGCTGGTCCTGGCCGGGCCCGCCGCGGCGCAGGACACCATTCCGTCCGGCCAGGCCGTCGTGCTCTGGCAGGTGCTCTGGGAGCGCGTGGAGGGGCAGGGGACCCAGGCGATCCTGCGTTTCATCGCGCCCGGCGTCGCCCGCGACGGCGGCACGGTGGATTTCGAGGCGGCGCAGGCCGACATGGACTGGCTCTGCGCGACCCATGCCGTGCCGATCGCCGCATTGCCCCATGCGCGCACCGAAAGCGTGCTGGTCAACCTGATGGACCGGCCCGTGCCGCGCGGCGCGACCGATCCCGAGGCCCAGCAGTTCTTCACCGTCTACACCATCGAGAACGGCGCATGTTCGCCGGAGGCGTTCTAA
- a CDS encoding multidrug effflux MFS transporter — protein MAILTDTAPAARTPPHILTLVALVGLSTLSMNVFLPSLPAMAEFFAADYGLIQLSVGLYLAVNAVLQLVVGPVSDRYGRRPVILTGLVLFMIATVGCIFAPTVEIFLAFRMAQAAIVVAMVLSRAVVRDLYPQDKAASMLGYVTMGMSVVPMVGPAIGGVLEGWFGWQANFWLLLGAGALLWVVTYTDLGETAPKTGGSFRDQVREYPELLTSRRFWGYCASSAFASGAFFAYLGGAPFVGTQVFGMDPATLGLFFGAPALGYLVGNGLSGRFSQRFGIDRMILWGALGQVFGLSLLLVLTLSGFTSHWVFFGFMTFVGLGNGLVIPNATAGMLSVRPHLAGTASGLGGAMMIGGGAALSAIAGWLLGFGGGALPLVILMVASGAASVTATVLTIRRNARLAGAG, from the coding sequence ATGGCCATCCTCACCGACACCGCACCAGCGGCCCGCACGCCGCCGCATATCCTCACGCTCGTGGCACTCGTGGGGCTTTCGACGCTGTCGATGAACGTGTTCCTGCCGTCGCTGCCCGCGATGGCCGAATTCTTCGCTGCCGATTACGGCCTGATCCAGCTCTCGGTCGGGCTCTACCTTGCGGTGAACGCCGTCCTTCAACTGGTCGTCGGGCCGGTCTCGGACCGCTACGGCCGTCGCCCGGTGATCCTGACGGGGCTCGTGCTCTTCATGATCGCGACGGTCGGCTGCATCTTCGCGCCCACGGTCGAGATCTTCCTCGCCTTCCGCATGGCGCAGGCCGCGATCGTGGTCGCCATGGTGCTGAGCCGCGCGGTCGTGCGCGACCTCTACCCGCAGGACAAGGCCGCCTCGATGCTCGGCTACGTCACGATGGGCATGTCGGTCGTGCCCATGGTCGGCCCGGCCATCGGCGGCGTCCTCGAGGGCTGGTTTGGCTGGCAGGCGAACTTCTGGCTGCTGCTCGGGGCGGGGGCGCTTCTCTGGGTCGTGACATACACCGATCTCGGCGAGACGGCGCCCAAGACCGGCGGCTCGTTCCGCGACCAGGTCCGCGAATATCCCGAACTCCTGACCTCGCGCCGCTTCTGGGGCTATTGCGCGTCCTCGGCCTTCGCGTCGGGCGCGTTCTTCGCCTATCTCGGCGGCGCGCCCTTTGTCGGCACGCAGGTCTTCGGCATGGACCCGGCGACGCTGGGCCTCTTCTTCGGCGCGCCGGCGCTGGGTTACCTGGTGGGCAACGGCCTGTCGGGCCGCTTCTCGCAGCGGTTCGGGATCGACCGGATGATCCTATGGGGCGCGCTGGGGCAGGTATTCGGCCTCTCGCTTCTCCTCGTACTGACGCTCTCGGGCTTCACCTCGCATTGGGTTTTCTTCGGGTTCATGACCTTCGTGGGGCTTGGCAATGGCCTCGTGATCCCGAACGCCACGGCGGGCATGCTCTCGGTGCGGCCGCATCTCGCGGGCACGGCCAGCGGGCTGGGCGGGGCGATGATGATCGGCGGAGGTGCCGCGCTCTCGGCCATCGCGGGCTGGCTTCTGGGCTTCGGCGGCGGCGCGCTGCCGCTGGTGATCCTGATGGTGGCGTCGGGTGCGGCCTCGGTCACGGCGACGGTGCTGACGATCCGGCGGAACGCCCGGCTGGCCGGAGCGGGCTGA
- a CDS encoding acetyl/propionyl/methylcrotonyl-CoA carboxylase subunit alpha codes for MFEKILIANRGEIACRVIKTARRMGIKTVAVYSDADRNALHVKMADEAVHIGPPPANQSYIVIDRIMDAIRQTGAQAVHPGYGFLSENPKFAEALEAEGVAFIGPPKRAIEAMGDKITSKKIAQEAGVSTVPGHMGLIENADEAIRISGEIGYPVMLKASAGGGGKGMRIAWSEDEVAEGFQASKNEAASSFGDDRMFIEKFVTQPRHIEIQVLCDQHGNGVYLGERECSIQRRNQKVVEEAPSPFLDPETRRAMGEQSLALAHAVGYASAGTVEFIVDGDRNFYFLEMNTRLQVEHPVTELITGVDLVEHMIRVAAGETLAMAQEDVTLTGWAMESRLYAEDPYRGFLPSIGRLSRYRPPAETEGYLPGTAGGAVGDVVVRNDTGVYEGGEISMFYDPMIAKLCTWGPDRAAAIAAMRDALDGFEVEGIGHNLPFLSAVMDHPKFVAGNMTTAFIAEEYPDGFEGVDLPEDHLRRIAAACAAMHRVAEIRRTRVSGRMDNHERKVGSDWVVTLGGARFETVIAADPDGSDVTIEGETLRVTGAWTPGDALARMEVAGAPVVMKVGKISGGFRIRTRGADLRVHVRTPRQAELAALMPEKVPADTSKLLLCPMPGLIVRVDVAEGDEVQEGQALAVVEAMKMENILRAERRGTVSKVNAAAGDSLAVDDVILEFE; via the coding sequence ATGTTCGAGAAGATCCTGATCGCCAACCGGGGCGAGATCGCCTGCCGCGTCATCAAGACGGCGCGCCGCATGGGCATCAAGACGGTGGCCGTCTATTCCGACGCCGATCGCAATGCGCTGCACGTCAAGATGGCGGACGAGGCGGTGCATATCGGCCCGCCGCCCGCCAACCAGTCCTATATCGTGATCGACCGCATCATGGATGCCATCCGCCAGACCGGCGCGCAGGCGGTGCATCCGGGCTACGGCTTTCTCAGCGAGAACCCGAAATTCGCCGAGGCGCTGGAGGCCGAGGGCGTCGCCTTCATCGGCCCGCCCAAGCGCGCGATCGAGGCGATGGGTGACAAGATCACGTCGAAGAAGATCGCCCAGGAGGCAGGGGTCAGCACGGTGCCCGGCCATATGGGCCTGATCGAGAACGCCGATGAGGCGATCCGCATCTCGGGCGAGATCGGCTATCCGGTGATGCTCAAGGCCAGCGCGGGCGGCGGCGGCAAGGGCATGCGGATCGCGTGGTCCGAGGACGAGGTGGCCGAAGGCTTCCAGGCGTCGAAGAACGAGGCGGCGTCGAGCTTCGGCGACGACCGCATGTTCATCGAGAAATTCGTCACCCAGCCGCGCCATATCGAGATCCAGGTGCTGTGCGACCAGCACGGCAACGGCGTCTATCTGGGCGAGCGTGAGTGTTCCATCCAGCGCCGCAATCAGAAGGTTGTCGAGGAGGCGCCGTCACCGTTCCTCGATCCCGAAACGCGCCGCGCCATGGGCGAGCAGAGCCTCGCGCTGGCCCATGCGGTCGGCTACGCCAGCGCGGGCACGGTCGAGTTCATCGTCGATGGCGACCGCAATTTCTATTTCCTCGAGATGAACACCCGGCTTCAGGTCGAGCATCCGGTGACCGAGCTGATCACCGGCGTCGACCTCGTGGAGCACATGATCCGCGTCGCCGCGGGCGAGACGCTCGCTATGGCGCAGGAGGATGTGACCCTGACCGGCTGGGCGATGGAGAGCCGTCTTTACGCCGAAGATCCCTATCGCGGCTTCTTGCCCTCGATCGGCCGGCTGTCGCGCTACCGCCCGCCCGCCGAAACCGAGGGCTACCTGCCCGGCACCGCCGGTGGCGCGGTGGGCGACGTCGTCGTGCGCAACGATACCGGCGTCTACGAGGGCGGCGAGATCAGCATGTTCTACGACCCGATGATCGCCAAGCTCTGCACCTGGGGCCCGGATCGGGCAGCGGCCATCGCGGCGATGCGCGACGCGCTGGATGGGTTCGAGGTCGAGGGGATCGGGCACAACCTGCCCTTCCTCAGCGCGGTGATGGACCACCCCAAGTTCGTCGCGGGCAACATGACGACCGCCTTCATCGCCGAGGAATATCCTGACGGGTTCGAGGGCGTGGACCTGCCCGAGGATCATCTGCGCCGCATCGCCGCCGCCTGCGCCGCGATGCACCGGGTGGCCGAGATCCGGCGCACCCGCGTGTCGGGCCGGATGGACAACCACGAGCGAAAGGTCGGCTCGGATTGGGTGGTGACCTTGGGCGGCGCGCGATTCGAGACGGTGATCGCGGCCGATCCCGACGGCTCGGACGTGACGATCGAGGGCGAGACGCTGCGCGTCACCGGCGCCTGGACGCCGGGCGACGCGCTGGCCCGGATGGAGGTCGCGGGCGCGCCCGTGGTGATGAAGGTCGGCAAGATATCGGGCGGGTTCCGCATCCGCACGCGCGGCGCGGACCTGCGCGTCCATGTCCGCACGCCCCGGCAAGCCGAGCTGGCCGCGCTGATGCCCGAGAAGGTGCCGGCGGATACCTCGAAGCTGCTTCTCTGCCCGATGCCCGGCCTGATCGTGCGCGTCGACGTGGCCGAGGGCGACGAGGTGCAGGAGGGGCAGGCGCTGGCCGTGGTCGAGGCCATGAAGATGGAGAACATCCTGCGCGCCGAGCGCCGCGGCACCGTCTCGAAGGTCAATGCGGCGGCGGGCGACAGCCTCGCGGTGGACGACGTGATCCTCGAGTTCGAGTAG
- a CDS encoding acyl-CoA carboxylase subunit beta, which translates to MKDILGELEARRDEARQGGGQRRIDAQHAKGKLTARERIELLLDDGSFEEFDMFVAHRATDFGMAEDRPAGDGVVTGWGTINGRLVYVFSQDFTVFGGSLSETHAQKICKIQDMAIQNGAPVIGLNDSGGARIQEGVASLAGYAEVFQRNIDASGVIPQISVIMGPCAGGAVYSPAMTDFIFMVKDSSYMFVTGPDVVKTVTNEVVTAEELGGAVTHTKTSGVADGAFENDVEALAEVRRLFDFLPLSNREIPPVRPFFDSPDRIEDSLDTLIPDNPNAPYDMTELIAKLADEGDFFEIKAAFAKNILTGFIRIEGRTIGVVANQPMVLAGCLDIDSSRKAAQFVRFCDAYDIPLLTLVDVPGFLPGTSQEYGGVIKHGAKLLFAYGEATVPKVTVITRKAYGGAYDVMASKHLKGDFNYAWPTAEIAVMGAKGAVEILYRSELGDAEKIAARTKDYEDRFANPFVAAEKGFIDEVIQPRATRKRIARAFASLRHKRQERPWRKHDTIPL; encoded by the coding sequence ATGAAGGACATACTCGGAGAGCTGGAGGCGCGGCGCGACGAGGCGCGGCAGGGCGGCGGCCAACGCCGCATCGACGCCCAGCACGCCAAGGGCAAGCTGACCGCGCGCGAGCGGATCGAGCTTCTGCTCGACGACGGTTCGTTCGAGGAGTTCGACATGTTCGTGGCCCACCGCGCCACGGATTTCGGGATGGCCGAGGACCGGCCCGCGGGCGACGGTGTCGTCACCGGTTGGGGGACGATCAACGGGCGTCTTGTCTACGTCTTCAGCCAGGATTTCACCGTCTTCGGCGGCTCGCTCTCCGAGACGCACGCCCAGAAGATCTGCAAGATCCAGGACATGGCGATCCAGAACGGCGCGCCGGTCATCGGGCTCAACGACTCGGGCGGCGCGCGCATCCAGGAGGGGGTGGCCTCGCTCGCGGGCTATGCCGAGGTGTTCCAGCGCAACATCGATGCATCCGGCGTCATCCCCCAGATCAGCGTCATCATGGGACCGTGTGCGGGTGGCGCGGTGTATTCCCCCGCGATGACCGACTTCATCTTCATGGTGAAGGATTCGTCCTACATGTTCGTCACCGGCCCCGACGTCGTGAAGACGGTCACGAACGAAGTCGTCACCGCCGAGGAGCTGGGCGGCGCGGTCACCCATACGAAGACGTCCGGCGTGGCCGACGGCGCGTTCGAGAACGATGTCGAGGCGCTGGCCGAGGTGCGGCGGCTCTTCGATTTCCTGCCGCTCTCGAACCGCGAGATCCCGCCGGTGCGGCCATTCTTCGACAGTCCCGACCGGATCGAGGACAGCCTCGACACGCTGATCCCAGACAATCCGAACGCGCCCTACGACATGACCGAGCTGATCGCCAAGCTGGCCGACGAGGGTGATTTTTTCGAGATCAAGGCCGCATTCGCCAAGAACATCCTGACGGGCTTCATCCGCATCGAGGGGCGCACGATCGGCGTCGTCGCCAATCAGCCGATGGTGCTGGCCGGCTGCCTCGACATCGACAGCTCGCGGAAGGCCGCGCAGTTCGTGCGGTTCTGCGACGCCTACGACATCCCGCTGCTGACGCTCGTGGACGTACCGGGCTTCCTGCCGGGGACGAGCCAGGAATATGGCGGCGTCATCAAGCACGGCGCGAAGCTGCTGTTTGCCTATGGCGAGGCGACGGTGCCCAAGGTCACGGTCATTACGCGCAAGGCCTATGGGGGGGCCTATGACGTCATGGCGTCGAAGCACCTGAAGGGCGATTTCAACTATGCCTGGCCCACCGCCGAGATCGCGGTGATGGGGGCGAAGGGCGCGGTCGAGATCCTCTACCGCTCCGAGCTGGGCGACGCCGAAAAGATCGCGGCGCGCACGAAGGATTACGAGGACCGCTTCGCCAATCCGTTCGTGGCCGCCGAGAAGGGTTTCATCGACGAGGTGATCCAGCCGCGCGCCACTCGCAAGCGCATCGCCCGCGCCTTCGCCTCGCTCCGCCACAAGCGGCAGGAGCGGCCGTGGCGCAAGCACGACACGATCCCGCTGTGA
- a CDS encoding short-chain fatty acyl-CoA regulator family protein yields MAAPKLYAGAKLREVRTRLGLTQTDFAARLGVSLPYLNQMENNNRPVSTTVLLALAREFAFDVTELGAGDDERLVSDMREALADPIFADAVPLADLRMAGLNAPGLARAFLTLHRAYRDGAERLASLDAALGQTGLSAPSPWEEVRDFFHYRDNYLDALDRAAEEVAGKLGPDVDAGLARVWDRRNIRVVLAEGDRLRHHDAGAGTLTLAARADAPTLRFQQLHQLALVTRADLLDAILDEGRFASDDARAIARVGLANYFAGAALMPYATFRAAAAELRHDLEALARRFGASLEQVGHRLSTLQRPGAKGVPFFFVRVDPAGQITKRHSATRLQFARFGGACPLWNVHAAFETPGRFLRQLAETPDGVRYFCLARDVSKPGGSFGAPTRRQAIGLGCEVKHARHLVYADGLDLGSGFEPIGISCRICERVACAQRAVPPLERPVRIDPDDRGRLPYDL; encoded by the coding sequence ATGGCTGCGCCGAAACTCTATGCCGGGGCGAAGCTTCGCGAGGTCCGCACCCGCCTCGGCCTGACCCAGACCGACTTCGCCGCGCGCCTCGGCGTCTCGCTGCCGTATCTCAACCAGATGGAAAACAACAACCGGCCCGTCTCGACGACGGTGCTGCTGGCCCTGGCACGCGAATTCGCCTTCGACGTGACCGAGCTGGGTGCGGGCGACGACGAACGCCTCGTCTCGGACATGCGCGAGGCGCTGGCCGACCCGATCTTCGCCGATGCCGTACCGCTGGCCGATCTGCGGATGGCTGGACTGAACGCGCCCGGCCTCGCCCGCGCGTTCCTGACGCTGCACCGCGCCTACCGGGACGGGGCCGAGCGGCTGGCCTCGCTCGACGCGGCGCTGGGGCAGACGGGTCTGTCGGCGCCCTCGCCGTGGGAGGAGGTGCGCGACTTCTTCCACTACCGCGACAACTATCTCGACGCGCTGGACCGGGCCGCTGAAGAGGTCGCGGGCAAGCTCGGGCCCGACGTCGATGCGGGGCTCGCGCGGGTCTGGGATCGGCGGAACATCCGCGTCGTCTTGGCCGAGGGCGACCGCCTGCGCCACCACGACGCGGGAGCCGGAACGCTGACGCTCGCGGCCCGTGCCGACGCGCCGACCCTGCGATTCCAGCAACTCCACCAGCTCGCCCTCGTGACGCGCGCGGACCTTCTGGACGCGATCCTCGACGAGGGGCGCTTCGCCTCCGACGATGCGCGCGCCATCGCGCGCGTTGGCCTCGCCAACTACTTCGCAGGGGCCGCGCTGATGCCCTATGCTACGTTCCGCGCAGCCGCGGCCGAGCTCCGCCACGACCTCGAGGCGCTGGCCCGCCGCTTCGGCGCGTCGCTCGAACAGGTCGGACACCGCCTCTCGACCCTGCAGCGGCCGGGCGCCAAGGGCGTGCCGTTCTTCTTCGTGCGCGTCGATCCCGCGGGCCAGATCACCAAGCGCCATTCGGCCACGCGGCTGCAATTCGCGCGGTTCGGCGGGGCGTGCCCGCTCTGGAATGTGCATGCCGCCTTCGAGACGCCGGGCCGGTTCCTGCGGCAGCTGGCCGAGACGCCGGACGGCGTGCGCTATTTCTGCCTGGCGCGGGACGTCTCGAAGCCGGGCGGATCCTTCGGCGCGCCGACGCGGCGGCAGGCGATCGGGCTTGGCTGCGAGGTCAAGCACGCGCGCCATCTGGTCTATGCGGATGGGCTGGACCTCGGATCGGGGTTCGAGCCGATCGGCATCTCCTGCCGGATCTGCGAGCGCGTCGCCTGCGCCCAGCGCGCCGTCCCGCCGCTGGAGCGTCCGGTGCGCATCGACCCCGATGATCGCGGGCGGTTGCCTTACGACTTGTAG
- a CDS encoding DMT family transporter, whose translation MTTPSRPLQGILWMIATGLCFIAVTAIVKYAAQDLPAAEAAFLRYLLGLVFLLPVARTLLSERVSLGDLRLFGLRGLVHALGVILWFYAMTQIPIAEVTAMNYLNPVYVTLGAAIFLGERLAIRRIVAVLVALCGVVVILRPGFREIETGHLAMLFTAILFGASYLCAKPLSGRYSAAMVVAMLSITVTIGLAPFAFAVWVTPTPTDIAFMFAVAFFATAGHYAMTRAFAAAPISVTQPVTFLQMVWAVLLGWLVFSEPPDGFVILGAGIIIASVSFIAWREARLRRQVTPSSYATKG comes from the coding sequence ATGACGACGCCGTCCCGCCCGCTGCAAGGCATCCTGTGGATGATCGCGACCGGGCTCTGCTTCATCGCGGTCACGGCCATCGTCAAATACGCCGCCCAGGACCTCCCCGCCGCCGAGGCCGCCTTCCTGCGCTACCTTCTGGGGCTCGTCTTCCTTCTGCCGGTCGCGCGCACGCTGCTGTCCGAGCGCGTGTCGCTCGGCGATCTGCGGCTCTTCGGGCTGCGCGGTCTCGTCCACGCGCTGGGCGTGATCCTTTGGTTCTACGCCATGACCCAGATCCCCATCGCCGAGGTCACGGCCATGAACTACCTCAACCCCGTCTACGTCACGCTCGGGGCCGCGATCTTCCTCGGCGAACGGCTGGCCATCCGCCGCATCGTCGCCGTCCTCGTGGCGCTCTGCGGTGTCGTCGTGATTCTGCGGCCCGGCTTTCGCGAGATCGAGACGGGGCATCTCGCCATGCTCTTCACCGCGATCCTGTTCGGGGCGTCCTATCTCTGCGCAAAACCGCTCTCGGGGCGCTATTCGGCGGCAATGGTGGTGGCGATGCTGTCGATCACGGTAACGATCGGCCTGGCGCCCTTCGCCTTCGCCGTCTGGGTCACGCCGACGCCGACCGACATCGCCTTCATGTTCGCCGTCGCCTTCTTCGCCACCGCCGGGCACTATGCCATGACGCGCGCCTTCGCGGCCGCGCCGATTTCGGTCACGCAGCCGGTGACGTTCCTCCAGATGGTATGGGCGGTGCTGCTGGGCTGGCTCGTCTTCTCCGAGCCGCCGGACGGCTTCGTCATCCTCGGGGCGGGGATCATCATCGCCTCGGTCAGCTTCATCGCATGGCGCGAGGCACGGCTCCGGCGGCAGGTGACGCCCTCCTCCTACGCGACCAAGGGGTAA
- a CDS encoding DUF4174 domain-containing protein, translated as MTLKTFLPILAAALTFGAGGHAADTLDPLAAWEEDPTLVFDATEIDLAEFLYAARPVVVFANSPRDPAFIEQMGELEDGLSEMVDRDVVVVVDTDPAARSELRTRLRPRGFMLVLIGKDGQVKLRKPLPWTTRELSRSIDKMPMRQRELREGS; from the coding sequence ATGACGCTCAAGACATTTTTGCCGATCCTCGCCGCCGCCCTGACCTTCGGCGCGGGCGGGCACGCGGCCGATACGCTCGATCCGCTGGCCGCGTGGGAGGAGGATCCGACCCTCGTCTTCGACGCGACCGAGATCGACCTCGCGGAGTTCCTGTATGCCGCGCGGCCCGTCGTGGTCTTCGCCAACTCGCCGCGCGACCCCGCCTTCATCGAACAGATGGGCGAGCTGGAGGACGGGCTCTCCGAGATGGTCGACCGGGACGTGGTGGTCGTCGTCGACACCGATCCCGCCGCCCGGTCGGAGCTGCGGACGCGGCTGCGCCCGCGCGGCTTCATGCTGGTGCTGATCGGCAAGGACGGGCAGGTCAAACTGCGCAAGCCCCTGCCCTGGACAACGCGCGAGCTGTCGCGCTCGATCGACAAGATGCCCATGCGCCAGCGCGAGTTGCGCGAGGGGTCGTAG